Proteins from one Xenopus tropicalis strain Nigerian chromosome 1, UCB_Xtro_10.0, whole genome shotgun sequence genomic window:
- the LOC116411990 gene encoding neurotrophin receptor-interacting factor 2-like — MVLKQIESDQKHKVEEQRWRQDEAKRREEEQRRFQQEVREHREEMLRLQQMQHKQLAEILQAWKEQSPKPQETTSLKDLRLTKLTAEDDIESYITMFERVAKTCLWPKDQWVVRLAPYLTGKAQKAYSSLNARDAQDYDYVKDAIFHRYELNVETFRQRFRAYRYSNFDGPREAYAQLHELLLKWIQPERKTGEQILEMIALEQFIEILPDKVKLWVQEHRPETSTKAISLAEDFLLARREAEQRITVRNKTPSAKRAAAQSKSSRPWRSKMPQLWESWTYCEILP, encoded by the coding sequence ATGGTTCTGAAGCAAATAGAATCAGACCAGAAGCATAAGGTGGAGGAGCAAAGATGGCGGCAAGATGAAGCTAAAAGGCGAGAGGAGGAGCAAAGGAGATTTCAACAAGAGGTACGGGAGCACCGTGAGGAAATGCTCAGGCTACAACAGATGCAGCACAAGCAGCTTGCAGAAATACTTCAAGCCTGGAAAGAGCAGAGTCCAAAACCTCAAGAGACTACAAGTCTTAAAGATCTCCGTCTGACTAAATTGACTGCTGAGGATGATATTGAATCCTATATCACCATGTTTGAAAGAGTTGCCAAAACATGCCTTTGGCCCAAAGACCAATGGGTGGTACGCCTTGCTCCGTATTTAACTGGCAAAGCACAAAAAGCATACAGCAGTTTAAATGCCAGAGATGCTCAGGATTATGACTATGTAAAAGATGCCATATTTCACCGGTATGAGCTAAATGTTGAAACCTTCAGACAAAGAttcagagcctacaggtacagcaACTTTGATGGTCCTCGTGAGGCATATGCCCAGCTGCATGAACTGCTCTTAAAATGGATCCAGCCAGAAAGGAAAACTGGTGAGCAAATCCTTGAAATGATTGCACTGGAGCAATTTATTGAAATCCTACCTGATAAAGTAAAGTTATGGGTACAGGAGCATCGTCCTGAAACAAGTACAAAAGCCATTTCTCTAGCAGAGGACTTTTTGCTAGCCAGAAGGGAAGCTGAGCAAAGAATTACTGTGCGAAACAAAACCCCTTCTGCAAAAAGAGCCGCAGCTCAGAGTAAATCCTCAAGACCGTGGAGATCCAAAATGCCACAACTGTGGGAGAGTTGGACATATTGCGAGATTTTGCcgtaa